A window of Eubacteriaceae bacterium ES3 contains these coding sequences:
- a CDS encoding cupin domain-containing protein produces MSETKHKLPPGAMREVLENQPDVSLVRMTVVAGTKPPVHRHPYAQIDYLLKGSAEIKVGSETMCLKAGESLYIPADVEHGFLVSEVEQEFLEMFVPGREDL; encoded by the coding sequence ATGAGTGAAACAAAACATAAACTTCCGCCAGGAGCCATGCGGGAAGTACTGGAAAACCAACCTGATGTGAGTCTGGTCAGAATGACGGTTGTAGCTGGCACTAAACCGCCTGTTCATCGGCATCCCTACGCTCAGATCGATTATCTGTTAAAAGGAAGTGCAGAAATAAAAGTCGGTTCGGAAACCATGTGTCTAAAAGCAGGAGAATCCCTTTATATACCGGCCGATGTTGAACATGGTTTTTTGGTCTCTGAAGTGGAACAGGAATTCCTGGAGATGTTTGTACCAGGTCGTGAAGACCTATAG
- the htpG gene encoding molecular chaperone HtpG, which yields MQKKEFKSESKRLMDLMVHSIYTHKEIFLRELISNASDAIDKVYYKTLTDTDKTFNKEDYYIRITPDKDKRVLVVEDTGIGMSEQELEDNLGTIAKSGSLDFKKGQEMDEEFDIIGQFGVGFYSAFMVADKVTVETKAVDSETAYCWVSEGTDGYTIETCEKESHGTRITLQIKENTEDNEYDEYLETYKLRQLVEHYSNYIRYPIKMLSEKSRMKEGADPENPEYETYQEDEVLNSMVPIWRKNKNELSEEDYHNFYHDKRFGYEEPLKYMHMNIEGMLSYKAILYIPGNAPYDYYTREYEKGLELFSNGVLIMEKCGELLPDYYSFVKGVVDSEDLSLNISREMLQQDRQLKLISKKIDSKISEELKSMLENDREKYEKFFDAFGNQLKVGTYDNWGQNKEKLQDFLLFYSSKEEKLVTLKEYTDRMPEDQKYIYYASGLSVESLDKLPQVSIIKDKGFELLYLTDNIDEFVIQMIRTYADKEFRNVSSDDLGLDESEESKEEQTLTQDEEKMMEEMKGLIGEEVVKVKTTSHLKEDLAYLSTEGDLSIEMEKTLNVMGTGEKAKAKKVLEINKNHPVYEKIKEFYGQDEEQFKLYTQVLYDQARLIAGLPIEDVVAFTQNISKLM from the coding sequence ATGCAAAAGAAAGAGTTTAAATCAGAATCAAAACGTTTAATGGATTTGATGGTGCATTCAATTTATACCCATAAAGAGATTTTTTTAAGAGAACTGATCTCTAACGCCTCGGATGCCATTGACAAAGTCTACTATAAAACCCTTACAGATACGGATAAAACATTTAATAAAGAAGATTATTATATTCGGATTACACCGGATAAAGACAAGCGTGTCCTGGTAGTTGAAGATACTGGAATTGGAATGAGTGAGCAGGAACTGGAAGATAATCTGGGTACGATTGCTAAGAGTGGCTCTCTTGATTTTAAAAAAGGCCAGGAAATGGATGAAGAATTCGATATCATCGGTCAGTTTGGAGTTGGTTTCTATTCGGCTTTTATGGTCGCAGACAAAGTAACAGTCGAAACAAAAGCAGTCGACTCAGAAACAGCCTACTGCTGGGTATCGGAAGGGACAGATGGCTATACAATCGAAACCTGTGAAAAGGAAAGTCACGGTACGCGGATTACCCTGCAGATTAAAGAGAATACCGAAGATAATGAGTATGATGAATATCTTGAAACTTATAAACTGCGACAGCTGGTTGAACATTACTCTAATTACATTCGTTACCCGATTAAGATGCTTTCCGAAAAATCCCGAATGAAGGAAGGGGCAGATCCGGAAAATCCCGAATATGAAACTTATCAGGAAGATGAAGTACTTAATTCCATGGTGCCGATCTGGCGAAAAAATAAAAACGAATTATCTGAAGAAGATTATCATAACTTCTATCATGATAAACGATTCGGTTATGAAGAACCACTTAAATATATGCACATGAATATCGAAGGGATGCTTAGTTATAAGGCTATTCTCTATATTCCAGGCAATGCCCCCTATGATTACTACACCAGAGAATATGAAAAGGGACTGGAACTCTTTTCTAACGGCGTTCTGATTATGGAAAAATGCGGGGAATTGTTGCCTGATTATTACAGCTTTGTTAAGGGGGTTGTGGATTCAGAAGATCTCTCTCTAAATATTTCTCGGGAAATGCTGCAGCAGGATCGTCAGTTGAAACTGATCAGCAAAAAAATTGATTCGAAAATTTCCGAAGAACTAAAAAGTATGCTGGAAAATGATCGCGAAAAATACGAAAAATTCTTCGATGCCTTTGGCAACCAACTAAAAGTAGGAACTTATGATAACTGGGGACAGAATAAGGAAAAACTTCAGGACTTTCTGCTCTTCTACTCTTCAAAAGAAGAAAAACTGGTCACTTTAAAGGAATATACTGATCGAATGCCTGAGGACCAAAAATATATTTACTATGCTTCAGGACTTTCCGTAGAATCGCTGGACAAGTTACCACAAGTTTCAATTATTAAGGATAAAGGCTTTGAACTTTTATATCTGACTGATAATATTGATGAGTTTGTTATTCAGATGATTCGGACTTATGCGGATAAAGAATTCAGAAATGTATCTAGTGATGATCTGGGTCTCGATGAATCAGAAGAGAGTAAAGAAGAACAGACATTGACTCAAGACGAAGAAAAAATGATGGAAGAGATGAAAGGTTTAATTGGTGAAGAAGTGGTCAAAGTAAAAACCACCTCTCATTTAAAAGAAGATCTGGCTTATCTGTCAACTGAGGGAGATTTATCCATCGAAATGGAAAAAACTCTCAACGTTATGGGAACTGGAGAAAAGGCTAAAGCCAAAAAAGTACTGGAAATCAATAAAAATCATCCTGTTTATGAAAAAATCAAAGAATTTTATGGTCAGGATGAGGAACAGTTTAAACTATATACCCAGGTGCTCTACGATCAGGCAAGACTGATTGCTGGTTTGCCTATTGAAGATGTGGTAGCCTTCACCCAGAATATCAGTAAACTGATGTAA
- a CDS encoding polysaccharide deacetylase family protein has protein sequence MQPATTQPTSQDSSSNITTAPITDSSDGDPYADIKTRLLSNDTDGLKVVFLTFDDGPSTYTYEVLDLLSTYNIKGTFFTNHRKGDYAADCYRRIVADGHTLANHTSSHNYEFYNDPTTFLGDVQTLRDYQIELTGVEPPKIFRFPGGSANANESCVQAILDADYNYADWNVVAGDGSSSVPESAIIAQNIIDDCHQHDVSVVLCHAELKENTRAALPAVIETLSAEGYTFLPMEEVFYYPRQLEI, from the coding sequence GTGCAACCAGCAACCACTCAACCTACAAGCCAAGATAGCAGTTCAAACATAACAACTGCGCCAATTACAGACTCATCTGACGGCGATCCCTATGCGGATATAAAAACACGCTTACTAAGCAATGACACCGATGGACTGAAAGTCGTATTTCTGACCTTCGACGATGGTCCCAGCACTTATACTTACGAAGTTCTCGATTTGTTGTCTACATACAACATTAAAGGAACTTTTTTCACTAACCACCGAAAAGGCGATTACGCTGCCGATTGTTATCGGCGAATCGTTGCCGATGGACATACGCTGGCTAATCATACCAGCAGTCATAATTACGAGTTCTACAACGATCCAACAACTTTCTTAGGCGATGTTCAGACCCTGCGCGATTATCAGATTGAACTGACTGGTGTTGAACCCCCAAAAATATTCCGCTTTCCCGGCGGTTCCGCTAATGCCAATGAATCCTGTGTTCAGGCTATACTTGATGCCGATTATAATTATGCCGACTGGAATGTAGTCGCTGGCGATGGCTCTTCTTCTGTACCTGAATCTGCCATCATCGCTCAAAATATTATTGACGACTGTCATCAACATGATGTCTCAGTGGTTCTCTGCCATGCTGAACTTAAAGAAAATACCAGGGCAGCCCTACCTGCAGTAATTGAGACACTCAGCGCCGAAGGCTATACCTTTCTGCCAATGGAAGAAGTCTTTTACTACCCACGTCAACTTGAAATATAA
- a CDS encoding gamma-glutamylcyclotransferase family protein, which produces MQTSEVTVELLFSYGTLRDEYVQKKIFGKKIPSKSGKLSDYQVKMDADGFFNLVPGNQCVYGRVLQLTSEELLRADQWEEVPVYEREKIQVEMDGESVEAWFYERKRVREEKAVRKNDINSGLKKENLDELLEAFCKVRDLNLPAGDVILRFEARKLPPNKLKQLKKRLFGEVEEQQQNQLDYSYLGELSVNLKNYPLRHDVYWMGHDAFCGEVLVATGMTMVHPERIQEKLKNLLPEFLMDRDIELKEGFRGHLFTEKPLNKHRHYRIVVFPEWFEETYTNRFEKEMELIKIESEIESGA; this is translated from the coding sequence ATGCAAACAAGCGAGGTTACGGTGGAATTACTTTTTTCATATGGAACATTAAGAGATGAATATGTACAAAAAAAAATATTTGGAAAGAAAATACCCTCGAAGTCGGGTAAGCTTAGTGATTATCAGGTTAAAATGGATGCAGATGGCTTTTTTAATCTTGTGCCGGGTAATCAGTGCGTTTATGGCCGGGTGCTTCAGCTAACCAGTGAAGAACTGCTTCGTGCCGATCAATGGGAAGAGGTGCCGGTATATGAAAGGGAAAAAATCCAGGTCGAGATGGATGGAGAATCGGTAGAAGCGTGGTTTTATGAACGAAAAAGAGTTCGAGAAGAAAAGGCTGTCAGAAAAAATGATATTAATTCAGGCCTTAAAAAAGAAAATCTTGATGAGCTTTTAGAGGCCTTTTGTAAAGTGCGGGATTTAAACCTTCCGGCAGGGGATGTCATTTTACGGTTTGAAGCCCGAAAATTACCGCCTAATAAATTGAAACAGTTGAAGAAACGTTTGTTTGGCGAAGTTGAAGAACAACAGCAAAATCAATTAGATTATAGTTATCTTGGAGAGCTTTCTGTTAATTTAAAAAACTACCCTTTACGTCATGATGTTTATTGGATGGGGCATGATGCGTTTTGTGGAGAAGTTCTGGTTGCTACTGGTATGACGATGGTGCATCCGGAACGGATACAGGAAAAACTTAAAAATCTGTTGCCGGAGTTTTTAATGGACAGGGATATTGAGCTCAAAGAAGGGTTTAGAGGTCATTTGTTTACGGAGAAACCGCTGAATAAACATCGGCATTATAGAATAGTTGTATTTCCAGAATGGTTTGAAGAAACCTATACCAATCGCTTTGAGAAAGAGATGGAACTGATAAAGATTGAATCAGAAATTGAAAGCGGAGCATAA
- a CDS encoding cold-shock protein: MSGTVKWFNSEKGYGFITGEDGNDVFAHFSQIQSNGFKTLEEGQEVTFDVVQGQKGPQAENIQLVK, translated from the coding sequence ATGAGTGGTACAGTAAAATGGTTTAATTCTGAAAAAGGTTATGGATTTATTACAGGAGAAGATGGAAACGATGTTTTCGCACATTTCTCACAGATCCAGTCTAATGGATTCAAAACTCTAGAAGAAGGTCAGGAAGTAACATTTGATGTTGTTCAGGGCCAAAAAGGACCACAAGCTGAAAATATTCAACTTGTAAAATAA
- the garR gene encoding 2-hydroxy-3-oxopropionate reductase: protein MNQMVGFIGLGIMGKPMAKNLLNKGVALMVNDLDKVAVVELTELGALSGSLNEIGEKCSVVFTILPNGAIVQKVLFGAGGVAETIKEDSIVIDMSSVTPVESHTCADKLKEKRVSFLDAPVSGGEPKAIDGTLAFMVGGEQNTFDSIMPYFEKMGASALLVGGTGSGSVTKLANQVIVNLNIAAVSEALVMATKAGADPELVYQAIRGGLAGSTVLDAKAPLMIERKFAPGGKISINLKDIKNVMATAHAIDVPMPMSSQLLEIMQALKVDGHIDDDHGGIVQYFEKMARVEVRRKEENR, encoded by the coding sequence ATGAATCAGATGGTTGGATTTATCGGATTAGGGATTATGGGGAAACCTATGGCAAAAAATCTGCTGAACAAGGGTGTTGCGCTAATGGTAAATGATCTTGATAAAGTGGCTGTGGTGGAACTCACTGAGCTTGGAGCATTGTCGGGTTCATTAAATGAAATCGGTGAGAAATGTTCAGTAGTTTTCACCATTCTACCCAATGGGGCAATTGTTCAGAAGGTTCTGTTTGGTGCTGGTGGTGTTGCAGAAACCATTAAAGAAGATAGTATTGTAATTGATATGAGTTCAGTTACGCCGGTAGAGTCACATACCTGTGCTGACAAGCTTAAGGAAAAGCGTGTTTCGTTTCTCGATGCTCCAGTTAGCGGTGGGGAGCCAAAAGCGATAGATGGCACATTAGCCTTTATGGTCGGTGGGGAACAGAATACTTTTGATTCAATCATGCCATATTTTGAGAAAATGGGTGCCAGCGCTCTTTTGGTTGGTGGAACTGGTAGTGGGTCTGTGACTAAGCTTGCTAATCAGGTAATCGTCAATCTGAATATTGCAGCTGTTTCAGAGGCTTTGGTAATGGCTACTAAAGCAGGAGCAGATCCGGAACTGGTTTATCAGGCGATACGCGGTGGCTTGGCTGGAAGTACGGTGTTGGATGCCAAGGCGCCACTGATGATTGAGCGTAAATTTGCCCCCGGCGGTAAGATTTCCATCAACTTGAAAGACATTAAAAATGTAATGGCGACAGCCCATGCCATTGATGTACCAATGCCAATGAGCAGCCAATTACTGGAAATCATGCAGGCCTTAAAAGTAGATGGTCATATTGATGATGATCATGGTGGAATTGTCCAGTATTTTGAAAAAATGGCTAGAGTAGAAGTTCGAAGAAAAGAGGAAAACAGATGA
- a CDS encoding four-carbon acid sugar kinase family protein, with amino-acid sequence MNEPRQNVSLLTSFPEVDDKWVDKHLLKALEGLNHKIVVLDDDPTGVQTVHDVSVYTDWEPESIKKGFAEEKTIFFILTNSRGLTAEETKIVHEQIAKRVVAESQKSGKPFILISRSDSTLRGHYPLETEVLRSVIENDSNTEIDGEIIFPFFKEGGRFTINNIHYVQEGKELLPAAETEFAKDKTFGYTKSHLGEWCEEKTNGNYKATDVTYLSLDDLRGLKIDGIVDQLMGASGFNKIVVNAIDYVDVKIFVIALVKAIEKGKTFIFRSAAAVTKVLGGVPDKALLTHDELILSENKNGGIVIVGSHVNKTTQQLNTLQSGNLPMTFIEFNQHRVLEKNGLNEEVERVIALVEEKIKKGESVAVYTRRERFDLDTDDKEAQLRISVEISDAVTSIIGKLSIRPNFIIAKGGITSSDIGTKALRVKKARVMGQIRPGIPVWMTGEESLFPGLPYVIFPGNVGTETTLLEAVEILMGKDNAD; translated from the coding sequence ATGAATGAACCCCGGCAAAATGTTTCCTTGCTCACTTCATTCCCGGAAGTTGATGACAAATGGGTTGATAAACACTTGTTAAAGGCTTTAGAAGGCTTGAATCACAAGATCGTCGTACTGGATGATGATCCCACTGGTGTCCAAACTGTTCATGATGTATCTGTATATACGGATTGGGAACCAGAAAGCATCAAAAAAGGATTTGCTGAAGAAAAAACGATTTTTTTCATATTGACCAACTCTCGGGGATTGACTGCTGAAGAAACAAAAATAGTTCATGAGCAGATTGCCAAACGCGTGGTTGCCGAATCGCAAAAATCGGGTAAGCCGTTTATCTTAATCAGCCGCAGCGACTCCACTTTAAGAGGGCATTATCCGTTGGAGACGGAAGTTTTGAGAAGTGTAATTGAGAACGACTCTAATACTGAAATTGACGGTGAAATAATTTTTCCCTTCTTCAAAGAAGGTGGAAGGTTTACCATCAACAATATTCACTATGTTCAGGAAGGTAAGGAGCTGCTTCCGGCAGCAGAAACAGAATTTGCCAAAGACAAAACCTTTGGCTATACTAAATCACATCTGGGTGAATGGTGCGAGGAAAAAACAAATGGAAACTACAAGGCGACTGACGTAACTTATTTAAGCCTGGATGACTTGCGTGGTTTGAAAATTGATGGAATTGTTGATCAGCTGATGGGGGCATCTGGTTTTAATAAGATTGTGGTTAACGCAATTGACTATGTAGATGTAAAAATATTTGTAATTGCTTTGGTTAAAGCGATCGAAAAAGGTAAGACATTTATTTTCCGATCGGCAGCGGCGGTCACAAAAGTATTGGGTGGAGTTCCTGACAAAGCTTTATTAACTCATGATGAATTGATTTTATCGGAGAATAAGAATGGTGGGATTGTAATTGTAGGATCTCATGTCAATAAAACAACTCAACAGCTTAATACCTTGCAATCAGGCAATCTGCCAATGACATTTATTGAATTCAATCAGCATCGAGTGCTTGAAAAGAATGGGCTTAATGAAGAAGTGGAGCGGGTGATCGCTTTAGTTGAGGAGAAAATAAAAAAAGGGGAGTCGGTGGCTGTCTATACCAGAAGAGAACGATTTGATCTGGATACTGATGATAAAGAAGCACAGTTAAGAATTTCTGTCGAAATTTCCGATGCGGTGACAAGTATTATTGGGAAACTTTCAATCCGCCCCAATTTTATTATTGCCAAAGGTGGAATCACTTCCAGTGATATTGGAACGAAAGCTCTTCGCGTTAAAAAGGCCAGGGTAATGGGTCAGATAAGACCTGGAATTCCGGTTTGGATGACAGGTGAAGAAAGCCTGTTTCCCGGACTTCCCTATGTTATTTTTCCAGGTAACGTGGGAACTGAAACGACCCTTTTAGAAGCGGTAGAAATTCTGATGGGGAAAGACAATGCTGACTGA
- a CDS encoding class II fructose-bisphosphate aldolase: MLTDLKTVLKYKHRAVAAFNVYNAETVLSVFQVAVQEEKPVIFSFGESYMSLMPIGMIGKMVRFLAESSPIPMALHLDHAKSLESIHQAVNSGFTSVMFDGSSLSLEDNIRKTQEVVKIVASCDVSVEGELGYLNPEDGSYGQTQATNPEHAYKFISETGVDALAIAIGNAHGVYRGVPKLDFAALKKIKEQASVPLVLHGASGIPDDQLKKAIELGIQKINFNTEIALGVVAAIKDQINGTSALMRYEKVIENSIQSMHGMMQNIVRKIS; the protein is encoded by the coding sequence ATGCTGACTGATTTAAAAACTGTATTAAAATATAAACATAGGGCTGTAGCCGCCTTTAATGTTTATAATGCAGAGACTGTTCTTTCTGTTTTTCAGGTTGCGGTTCAGGAAGAAAAACCGGTTATTTTTTCTTTCGGTGAATCCTATATGAGTTTGATGCCGATAGGAATGATCGGGAAAATGGTTCGTTTTCTGGCAGAGTCTTCACCAATACCAATGGCTCTGCATCTGGATCATGCCAAGAGTCTGGAAAGTATCCATCAAGCGGTCAATTCTGGGTTTACTTCTGTGATGTTTGATGGGTCCTCCCTATCTTTGGAAGATAATATCCGCAAGACACAGGAAGTTGTTAAAATAGTAGCATCGTGTGACGTCAGTGTTGAAGGAGAACTGGGTTATTTAAACCCTGAAGATGGTTCGTATGGGCAGACCCAGGCCACTAATCCTGAGCACGCTTACAAATTTATTAGTGAGACTGGTGTGGATGCTTTGGCAATCGCCATTGGAAATGCCCATGGTGTTTATCGAGGTGTCCCCAAGCTTGATTTTGCGGCACTTAAAAAAATTAAAGAACAAGCAAGTGTACCACTGGTTTTACATGGGGCATCAGGAATCCCTGATGATCAGTTGAAAAAAGCAATTGAACTGGGGATTCAAAAGATTAATTTCAATACGGAAATAGCTTTAGGTGTCGTTGCAGCGATTAAAGACCAGATTAATGGGACATCTGCTTTAATGAGATATGAAAAAGTAATTGAGAATTCAATACAAAGTATGCATGGAATGATGCAGAATATTGTTAGAAAAATTTCTTAA
- a CDS encoding cyclase family protein, producing the protein MNIYLSHKLDPKDLAWPGEPTVKVRQATEINDETPFNSFVTELPNHCGTHYDAPKHFNPNGLRITELPMEYFVFEKVLLIDLPKKACEGVTVEDLKAYEDEIKKVDLLLIRTGFDKIRKEEPETYQMKGPFLTPETCLYMVNTFDNLKTVGFDFLAIGSPCNELAGIAHQNLLGFNTEKFITAIEDMHLEEIGDKKIKSVVAAPLRIVDVDSSQVTVIASLED; encoded by the coding sequence ATGAACATTTATTTATCCCACAAATTGGATCCTAAAGATTTGGCGTGGCCTGGAGAACCGACAGTAAAAGTTAGGCAGGCAACTGAAATTAATGATGAAACACCTTTTAACAGTTTTGTTACGGAACTGCCAAATCATTGTGGTACCCATTATGATGCGCCTAAACACTTTAACCCCAATGGCCTGAGAATTACAGAACTGCCGATGGAGTATTTTGTATTTGAAAAGGTTTTGCTCATTGATCTGCCTAAAAAGGCCTGTGAAGGTGTGACCGTTGAGGATTTAAAAGCTTATGAAGACGAAATTAAAAAAGTTGACTTGTTGCTGATTAGAACAGGGTTTGACAAAATTCGAAAAGAGGAACCGGAAACTTACCAGATGAAAGGGCCTTTCCTGACACCGGAAACCTGTTTGTATATGGTCAATACTTTTGACAACTTGAAAACGGTTGGCTTTGATTTTTTGGCAATTGGTTCACCCTGTAACGAACTGGCCGGGATTGCCCACCAAAATCTGTTGGGATTTAATACTGAAAAATTCATCACCGCTATCGAAGATATGCATTTAGAAGAAATTGGTGATAAAAAAATAAAATCAGTTGTTGCAGCTCCGCTGCGAATTGTCGATGTGGACAGCAGTCAGGTAACGGTAATTGCCAGCCTTGAGGACTAA
- a CDS encoding FadR/GntR family transcriptional regulator — MHKPEKSNLGLAPIDSGSIVDKIIDRIVKAISTGQFPVGEKLPSEFILMEELNVGRNSLREAMKILSALGVVTIKRGDGTYVCDHIAPTIFNPIIYSIMFQARSDDHMVEFRRLMDETVLRTAMKKASAEDLARLEDHIKSIRQTYESGDKEKAAYLDFKYHVMIADLCDNPYISNIVNGIYEVFSLSIEDTITTDELFDNAERFHYDILNCLKNKDEGAIEAVIAESVSFWYQKQK, encoded by the coding sequence ATGCACAAACCTGAAAAATCCAACCTCGGTTTAGCACCCATCGACAGTGGATCGATTGTCGACAAAATCATTGATCGCATTGTCAAGGCTATATCTACCGGGCAATTTCCGGTCGGTGAAAAACTGCCCAGCGAATTTATATTAATGGAAGAACTTAATGTCGGCAGAAATTCCCTGCGTGAAGCCATGAAAATCCTGTCAGCCTTAGGTGTTGTTACCATCAAACGCGGCGATGGTACCTATGTCTGTGATCATATCGCGCCAACCATATTCAATCCCATTATTTACAGCATCATGTTTCAGGCCCGCAGTGATGACCATATGGTGGAATTCCGTCGACTGATGGATGAAACCGTTCTGCGCACAGCCATGAAAAAAGCAAGTGCAGAAGATCTTGCCCGACTCGAAGACCATATCAAAAGTATCCGCCAAACTTATGAATCTGGCGATAAAGAAAAAGCCGCCTACCTGGATTTTAAATACCATGTTATGATTGCCGATCTCTGTGATAATCCCTATATATCAAATATTGTCAACGGCATCTATGAAGTCTTTTCCCTATCCATTGAAGATACCATCACAACCGATGAGCTTTTTGACAATGCCGAACGCTTCCACTACGACATCCTAAACTGCCTTAAAAATAAGGATGAAGGCGCCATTGAAGCTGTAATCGCCGAGAGCGTCAGCTTCTGGTACCAAAAACAAAAATAA
- a CDS encoding AEC family transporter, translated as MDIGIVINQMLELFLMLGLGYLAARKKIVSNQFGNELSRLILNITLPCLMLSSVAAMPTDADQSTVIVMFVLSILFFAIMPFVAYGLTRVLRINPEERNLYIYMTTWSNVGFMGFPVIASIFGTGAIFYATIFNLVFNFFNFTLGIALMSKDGFKSIRLKNFLTPGILSAVIAVILFISGIEIPELLNSTFETVGSTTTPLAMIVIGVSLAGISMKSVFTEIRLYPYLLIKQILFPIAAWAVLRSVIENTYILGIMVVIIAMPVATSAVLFSNRYENNVALATRGVFLTTLSSVVTIPVISWFLLG; from the coding sequence GTGGATATCGGAATAGTAATTAATCAGATGCTCGAATTGTTTTTAATGCTGGGTTTGGGATATCTGGCTGCGCGAAAAAAAATTGTAAGTAATCAGTTTGGAAATGAATTGTCCCGATTGATATTAAATATTACCCTACCCTGTCTGATGCTTTCTTCAGTCGCAGCGATGCCGACGGATGCTGACCAAAGTACTGTAATTGTGATGTTTGTTCTTTCAATTCTGTTCTTCGCAATAATGCCATTTGTGGCATATGGTTTAACCAGAGTTTTGCGAATTAACCCTGAAGAGCGAAATCTCTATATTTATATGACTACCTGGTCTAATGTCGGCTTTATGGGTTTTCCGGTAATTGCATCGATTTTTGGAACAGGTGCAATTTTTTATGCAACGATTTTTAATCTGGTTTTCAACTTTTTTAATTTTACCCTGGGAATTGCCCTGATGTCCAAAGACGGATTTAAAAGCATTCGACTGAAGAATTTTCTGACGCCGGGTATTCTCTCAGCTGTTATTGCGGTAATATTGTTTATTTCTGGTATTGAAATACCTGAGCTTTTAAACAGTACATTCGAAACAGTTGGAAGTACAACCACGCCGCTGGCTATGATTGTAATAGGGGTATCGTTAGCAGGAATTTCCATGAAAAGTGTATTCACAGAGATTCGCCTTTATCCCTATCTGTTAATAAAACAAATTCTTTTTCCAATTGCAGCCTGGGCGGTTTTACGATCGGTTATTGAAAACACCTATATTCTGGGGATTATGGTTGTGATAATTGCTATGCCGGTAGCGACATCGGCTGTTTTATTCAGTAACCGTTATGAGAACAATGTTGCGCTGGCAACTAGGGGGGTTTTTTTAACGACCTTGTCTTCAGTTGTCACAATTCCGGTTATTTCATGGTTTTTGCTGGGGTAA
- a CDS encoding DUF2284 domain-containing protein — MELEKILELAMEKGFSKAIEMDVNSIDLKDEVRQMCQDNKCQIYGKNWACPPGCGSIPECREKVKAYSKGILLQTTGELEDSFDFEGMEEIKEEHEKSFTELVEVLAEQKLTMLPLGDGCCTICSECTYPDKPCRFPEKAISSVEAYGILVSELCQKNEVDYYYGPNTLTYVGCVLFE, encoded by the coding sequence ATGGAATTAGAAAAAATCTTAGAGCTGGCTATGGAAAAGGGATTTTCCAAAGCGATTGAAATGGATGTAAATTCTATTGATTTAAAAGATGAAGTTAGACAGATGTGCCAGGATAATAAATGTCAGATTTATGGTAAAAACTGGGCTTGTCCTCCCGGATGCGGAAGTATCCCTGAATGTCGTGAAAAAGTGAAAGCTTACTCGAAGGGAATTCTCCTTCAGACAACTGGAGAGCTTGAGGATAGTTTTGACTTTGAGGGAATGGAAGAGATTAAAGAAGAACATGAAAAAAGCTTTACCGAACTGGTTGAAGTGCTGGCAGAACAGAAACTGACTATGCTGCCCCTGGGTGACGGATGCTGCACGATATGCAGCGAATGTACTTATCCAGACAAGCCTTGCCGTTTTCCAGAAAAGGCCATCTCTTCAGTAGAAGCCTATGGGATTTTAGTCAGTGAACTTTGTCAAAAAAATGAAGTCGACTACTATTATGGTCCTAATACCTTAACCTATGTTGGTTGTGTTCTTTTTGAATAG